The DNA segment TTCCTTTTGAATCAGTGTAAGGACGCGATTCTTCAATCAACTACCTTGAGTGGATTGTTGAGAAAAAATATATGTGATCATGATACTAACATGAGTCATGATCTTGTAAAACTACTAGCATGGAGATAATTATTCATATATCACTCTATGAGGCGGTAGTATCAGAATAGCTTGTAAAGAAACTGTAGTTGTTTAAGATGTAGCACTAAGAAGTAAGAACTCACCTCTgtgtacacctttgttttgtggCTCCAGTCATTGAATCTGAGGCCAACTGTTATTGGTAAATCAAAATATGAGGATCCCACCTCTAATGTCCATGTATCAGCCATTCTTCGGAAGGTGAATGCGATTCGCCAGGTATCAATAATCTCTATGTCTTCATAAACAAAGAGATAGTTAGATGAATCTGCTATTAACTTGTTTGTGCATTTCTGTGTCTCTTTGTTGGCAAGTCAGGTTGTTGGAAGTGATGATGGGGAAGGTGAAAGCAACTGGAGTGATACTTGATTTTTCTTCTGGGGTGATTTGCAAGAAAAATGGTCTAAGCCATGAAATTTTGATTTCCAGGTTAGGCAAATCCGTGATGCATATTTGTGAATAAGCCCTTTTCCTTGTATAATTGATTTGTAGGTCTCTTGTGAATTGTAACGACGCCATCCTCTTTAGTCCAATTTACTGCAAATTTTCTGTAGTCTATGCTTCTTTATCAGATATGTTTCACTTTCACAGGTTATCTATGCTAGTAGCATAGACTCAGTAGTGTTTGAGATTGCTTCCAAAAAGTGTTTCTGAgtttttcctcaaaattttgtgaaggaaaaattcaaaaacactttctggAAGTAATCACAAACACTATCTTAACCTTGTTTCATTGGTGGTAAAACTTATCCCCACATTCAAGGTGATAGACTGGTTGGGACTTGGGTCTATGGCAAACAACTCATATATACAACTCAAGTGACAAAATATacatcatatatatttcacaaGTACGCTTACATAAATTTACATGCTCTGTTCCAAATTTAAATTTGACAATCACATGATAGAGCAACCATGAACATTCTCATCACTGAACATGTATCTAGTTCCCTCATCAACAAGAGCAGAGGAGAGTGGCTGCTGGTAGTAGCCATGCCCGTGCCCATTGTAACCATGCACAAGATAGTTGTATACTGAGGGTGGCTTAGACTCCGTTGAATGTTGAAGGCCTCCACCTCTGCTTCCGGAGTAGAAGTTCTTGATCGGAGCCGGGCTGTCAAAACTATTGTTACTGAAATAATACTTGT comes from the Henckelia pumila isolate YLH828 chromosome 1, ASM3356847v2, whole genome shotgun sequence genome and includes:
- the LOC140889101 gene encoding heavy metal-associated isoprenylated plant protein 29-like; this encodes MSIVEMRVHMDCPGCETRIKKALSKLKGVDNIYVDMKMQKVTVMGWADQKKILKTVRNTGRVAEIWPYPYNPEYHGYAHKYYFSNNSFDSPAPIKNFYSGSRGGGLQHSTESKPPSVYNYLVHGYNGHGHGYYQQPLSSALVDEGTRYMFSDENVHGCSIM